In the genome of Pseudomonas sp. HS6, one region contains:
- a CDS encoding ABC transporter ATP-binding protein has translation MLRVFERRLDPFPPDEAPPPPVGLMRFLWACTRGARGYVLALALLSASVSIYEAWLFSFLGQVVDLLSTWQAGGEVSGQESRVLWGIAIVLLTSIGLVALRTMVQHQILAINLPLRLRWDFHRLMLRQSLSFFSDEFSGRVTTKVMQTALAVREVLFTLIEIAPGIGVYFIAIIALAGGFALKLMLPFLAWVALFGLAMLYFVPRLGQVGQEQAHARSSMTGRISDAYTNITTVKLFSHSNREAHFARAAMEDFKQTGFRQMRLVSQFEIVNQALVVGLILGAGGYALWLWHQGQVGAGAVAAITAMALRINGMSHWIMWQMTSLFENIGTVQDGMATLTRGPKVQDAPDAGVLVPSGGAVTFDNVHFNYNGERQVLDGLSLQIRAGEKIGLVGRSGAGKSTLINLLLRFYDVDSGEIRIDGQNIAQVTQDSLRSAIGMVTQDTSLLHRSIRDNIAYGRPDASDAQVRSAAVNAQADGFISQLSDRQGHTGYDTLVGERGIKLSGGQRQRVAIARVMLKNAPILLLDEATSALDSEVEVAIQESLDEMMQGKTVIAIAHRLSTIAAMDRLIVMDEGRIIEQGTHAELLERNGTYARLWQHQSGGFLGEDQRLDEAMDRA, from the coding sequence ATGCTTCGCGTGTTTGAACGCAGGCTCGACCCCTTCCCCCCCGACGAGGCGCCGCCGCCACCGGTTGGCCTGATGCGATTCCTGTGGGCCTGCACCCGCGGCGCCCGTGGCTACGTCCTTGCGCTTGCGTTGCTGAGTGCCAGCGTGTCGATCTATGAAGCTTGGTTGTTTTCGTTTCTCGGACAAGTGGTGGACTTGCTCTCGACCTGGCAGGCCGGTGGCGAAGTGAGCGGGCAGGAAAGTCGAGTGCTGTGGGGCATCGCCATCGTGCTGCTCACCAGCATCGGCCTGGTGGCGTTGCGCACGATGGTGCAGCACCAGATTCTGGCGATCAATCTGCCGCTGCGGCTACGCTGGGACTTCCATCGTCTGATGCTGCGGCAAAGTCTTTCGTTTTTCTCCGATGAGTTCTCCGGCCGGGTCACGACCAAAGTGATGCAGACCGCGCTGGCCGTGCGCGAAGTGCTGTTCACCCTCATCGAAATCGCTCCCGGCATCGGCGTTTACTTTATTGCGATCATCGCGTTGGCCGGTGGCTTTGCCCTGAAACTCATGCTGCCCTTTCTTGCCTGGGTCGCGCTGTTCGGGTTGGCAATGCTGTACTTCGTGCCGCGCCTGGGGCAAGTCGGACAGGAACAGGCCCATGCGCGCTCCTCGATGACGGGGCGTATTTCCGACGCCTACACCAATATCACCACCGTCAAACTGTTCTCGCACTCCAACCGTGAAGCGCACTTCGCGCGCGCGGCCATGGAAGATTTCAAGCAGACCGGTTTTCGTCAGATGCGCCTGGTCAGCCAGTTCGAAATCGTCAATCAGGCGCTGGTGGTCGGATTGATCCTTGGCGCAGGCGGCTATGCCCTCTGGCTCTGGCATCAGGGCCAGGTCGGTGCGGGCGCTGTGGCGGCGATCACCGCGATGGCGCTGCGGATCAATGGCATGTCGCACTGGATCATGTGGCAAATGACGTCGCTGTTCGAAAACATCGGCACCGTGCAGGACGGCATGGCGACCCTGACCCGAGGTCCGAAGGTGCAGGATGCGCCGGACGCCGGCGTGCTGGTGCCGTCCGGCGGTGCCGTGACCTTTGACAACGTGCACTTCAACTACAACGGTGAACGTCAGGTGCTCGACGGGCTGAGCCTGCAGATCCGCGCGGGCGAAAAAATCGGCCTGGTGGGCCGCTCCGGAGCCGGCAAATCCACGCTGATCAATCTGCTGTTGCGGTTCTATGACGTCGACAGCGGCGAGATTCGCATCGACGGGCAAAACATCGCGCAGGTAACCCAAGACAGTCTGCGCAGCGCCATCGGCATGGTCACCCAGGATACGTCGCTGCTGCACCGCTCGATTCGCGACAACATCGCGTACGGCCGCCCGGACGCCAGCGATGCGCAAGTGCGCAGCGCCGCAGTCAATGCTCAGGCCGATGGTTTCATCAGCCAACTGAGTGATCGGCAAGGTCACACGGGCTATGACACGCTGGTGGGCGAGCGCGGCATCAAGCTTTCGGGTGGCCAGCGCCAACGTGTCGCCATCGCCCGGGTGATGCTCAAGAACGCGCCGATCCTGCTGCTCGACGAGGCCACCAGTGCTCTGGATTCCGAGGTAGAAGTCGCCATCCAGGAAAGTCTCGATGAAATGATGCAAGGCAAGACCGTCATCGCCATCGCCCATCGGTTGTCGACGATCGCGGCCATGGATCGGCTGATTGTCATGGATGAGGGCCGCATCATCGAACAAGGCACCCACGCCGAACTGCTGGAAAGAAACGGCACCTACGCACGACTCTGGCAGCATCAGAGCGGTGGTTTTCTGGGTGAGGATCAAAGGCTGGATGAGGCGATGGACCGGGCGTGA
- a CDS encoding efflux RND transporter permease subunit, with protein sequence MNALAGLIQRRVGLSLLALGVMLLGAFAYFQLPVAPLPTVDFPTIQVTAKLSGASAETMASSVATPLERAFAAVPQVTSMTSSSAAGKTQVVLQFDLSRDIDGAAQDVQTAINTATPNLPKTMSSAPTFNKVNPAEGTVLSLAVTSPTRTLPELDRYADNYIAQRLSQMPGVGLVDFHGEQKPAVRVQIDPDALAARGLTLEDVRSVIGVSTLDQPKGTLDGQSRSITLGATDQLLDPQHYRDQVVAYKNGMPIKLGDLGRVIAGAEDTQQAAQLGGEPTVIVDIHKQPGFNLLSTIATIKAKLPELTASLPRDVQVQVVGDRTQTIEASVNDMQFTLLLSIALVVVVIFVFLRKATATLIPSLTIPLSLVATFGVMYLLGYSLDNLSIMGLAIAVGFVVDDAIVVMENIVRHLEMGKSRLQSAVDGLREVGFTIISMTVSLIAVFLPILLMSGIVGRLMREFAVTVSVAIIMSGIVSLTITPMLCAWLLKPHADQEEGRFARACEQVFDQLHNGYRRSLDWVLDHQRLTMAVAIATLAATAVLYVSIPKGFFPQQDNGLIQGVAEAAADISPIAMRAQVNRAAEIIGQDPAVARVYFWIGPNPTVSQGKVMINLKPFSERTASAAEVIRRLQPALDELSGVKVFMQANQDIQIGGRASKTQYQYTLQDPDSVELDHWSGVLLAKLKTLPQLQHVTSDQQQAIAQSTLVIDRPTAARLGVTVQAIDDVLYDAFGQRQIATMFTQLDQNHVILELDPSWQTSTATLEHLFVRASSGALVPLNLLASIKTEQVPIIINHQGVFPAITLSFDLAPGHALSEAVSAINQASLAVAMPDTVVGSFQGTAQAFQDSLKSQPWLILAAILTVYIVLGVLYENAIHPLTIISTLPSAGFGALLALMLCGQDLSVLGMIGIILLIGIVKKNAIMIVDFTLQAQQRGLSPREAVREGCLLRLRPILMTSLAALLGAVPLAFGHGAGSELRQPLGIAIVGGLAVSQILTLYTTPVVYLWFERRRRKVQAEAAGIIEAS encoded by the coding sequence ATGAATGCGCTGGCCGGGCTGATTCAACGGCGTGTGGGGCTGAGTCTTCTGGCGCTGGGCGTCATGCTGCTGGGGGCTTTCGCATACTTCCAGCTGCCGGTAGCGCCGCTGCCGACGGTGGATTTCCCGACCATTCAGGTCACCGCGAAACTCTCGGGGGCGAGCGCAGAAACCATGGCCTCGTCGGTGGCAACGCCGCTGGAGCGGGCCTTCGCCGCCGTACCGCAGGTCACTTCGATGACCTCGTCCAGCGCAGCCGGCAAGACCCAGGTCGTGTTGCAATTCGATCTGTCGCGGGACATCGACGGCGCTGCACAGGACGTGCAAACGGCGATCAACACCGCCACCCCGAACCTGCCCAAGACCATGTCCAGTGCGCCGACCTTCAACAAGGTCAACCCGGCCGAAGGCACCGTGCTGTCGCTGGCGGTGACGTCGCCGACCCGCACGCTGCCGGAGCTGGATCGCTACGCCGACAACTACATCGCCCAGCGCCTGTCGCAAATGCCCGGCGTCGGCCTGGTGGATTTCCATGGCGAGCAGAAACCGGCGGTTCGCGTGCAGATCGATCCTGATGCGCTGGCCGCACGGGGCCTGACGCTGGAAGATGTGCGCAGCGTGATCGGCGTCAGCACGCTCGATCAGCCCAAGGGCACGCTCGATGGCCAGAGTCGCTCGATCACCCTTGGCGCGACTGACCAGTTGCTCGATCCGCAGCACTATCGCGATCAGGTCGTGGCCTATAAAAACGGCATGCCGATCAAACTCGGCGATCTGGGCCGGGTCATCGCCGGGGCCGAGGACACCCAGCAAGCCGCGCAATTGGGCGGCGAACCCACGGTCATCGTCGACATCCACAAGCAACCGGGTTTCAACCTGTTGTCGACCATCGCCACGATCAAGGCCAAGTTGCCCGAGCTGACCGCGTCCTTGCCCCGCGACGTGCAGGTGCAAGTGGTGGGCGACCGCACCCAGACTATCGAAGCGTCGGTCAATGACATGCAGTTCACCTTGCTGTTGTCGATTGCGCTGGTGGTCGTGGTGATCTTCGTGTTCCTTCGCAAGGCCACCGCCACGCTGATTCCCAGTCTGACGATTCCGCTATCGCTGGTGGCGACGTTCGGCGTCATGTATCTGCTCGGCTACAGCCTCGACAACCTGTCGATCATGGGCTTGGCGATTGCCGTCGGGTTCGTGGTGGACGACGCCATCGTAGTGATGGAAAACATCGTCCGGCATCTGGAAATGGGCAAGTCGCGTCTGCAATCGGCGGTCGATGGCTTGCGCGAAGTCGGCTTCACCATCATCTCGATGACGGTGTCGCTGATCGCGGTGTTCCTGCCGATCCTGTTGATGTCCGGCATCGTCGGGCGCTTGATGCGTGAATTCGCGGTGACCGTCAGCGTGGCGATCATCATGTCCGGCATCGTCTCCCTGACCATTACGCCGATGCTGTGCGCGTGGCTGCTCAAACCTCATGCCGATCAGGAGGAGGGGCGCTTTGCCCGGGCCTGCGAGCAGGTGTTCGACCAACTGCACAACGGCTATCGACGCAGTCTGGATTGGGTGCTGGATCATCAACGCCTGACCATGGCGGTGGCGATTGCCACGCTGGCAGCCACGGCGGTGCTGTATGTCAGCATTCCCAAGGGGTTCTTCCCGCAGCAGGACAACGGTCTGATTCAGGGTGTCGCGGAAGCGGCGGCGGACATTTCGCCGATCGCCATGCGTGCACAGGTCAACCGTGCGGCGGAGATCATCGGGCAGGATCCGGCGGTGGCGCGGGTGTATTTCTGGATCGGCCCGAACCCGACGGTCAGCCAGGGCAAGGTGATGATCAACCTCAAGCCGTTCAGTGAGCGCACGGCGAGTGCGGCCGAGGTCATCCGGCGCCTGCAACCGGCGCTGGACGAGTTGTCCGGGGTCAAGGTGTTCATGCAGGCCAACCAGGATATCCAGATCGGTGGCCGGGCCAGCAAGACGCAGTATCAGTACACCTTGCAGGACCCGGACAGTGTCGAGCTGGATCACTGGAGCGGGGTGCTGCTGGCCAAACTAAAGACCTTGCCGCAACTGCAACACGTCACCTCTGACCAGCAACAGGCGATCGCCCAGTCGACCTTGGTGATCGACCGTCCGACCGCTGCGCGTCTGGGCGTGACCGTTCAGGCGATTGATGACGTGCTGTATGACGCATTCGGTCAGCGGCAGATCGCGACGATGTTCACTCAACTGGATCAGAACCATGTGATTCTGGAGCTGGACCCAAGCTGGCAGACGTCTACCGCGACGCTTGAGCATCTGTTCGTTCGCGCCAGCTCAGGAGCCTTGGTGCCGCTGAACCTGCTGGCCAGCATCAAGACCGAGCAGGTGCCGATCATCATCAACCATCAGGGCGTGTTTCCGGCCATTACCCTGTCGTTCGACCTCGCGCCGGGGCACGCCTTGAGCGAAGCGGTCAGCGCGATCAATCAGGCGTCGCTGGCGGTCGCGATGCCCGACACGGTGGTGGGTAGTTTCCAGGGCACTGCCCAGGCGTTTCAGGATTCGCTGAAGTCGCAACCGTGGCTGATTCTGGCAGCGATCCTGACGGTCTACATCGTGCTCGGGGTGTTGTATGAAAACGCGATCCACCCGCTGACGATCATCTCGACCTTGCCGTCCGCCGGTTTCGGCGCGCTGCTGGCCTTGATGCTGTGCGGGCAGGATCTGTCGGTGCTGGGGATGATCGGGATCATTCTGCTGATCGGCATCGTCAAAAAGAACGCGATCATGATTGTCGACTTCACCTTGCAGGCGCAGCAACGTGGGTTGTCGCCGCGTGAAGCGGTGAGGGAAGGGTGCCTGTTGCGCTTGCGGCCGATCCTGATGACCTCGCTGGCCGCCTTGCTCGGGGCCGTGCCACTGGCGTTCGGGCACGGCGCCGGCTCGGAGTTGCGTCAGCCGTTGGGCATCGCGATTGTCGGTGGTCTGGCGGTTTCGCAGATCCTGACGCTCTACACCACGCCGGTGGTGTACCTGTGGTTCGAGCGTCGGCGGCGCAAGGTGCAGGCTGAGGCCGCCGGGATCATTGAGGCATCCTGA
- a CDS encoding response regulator transcription factor, giving the protein MTHVLVVEDDLPTRREIEAALTDHGFTVSSVDNGREGLLKALGEPFDLIVLDRMLPGGLDGLGVLTALRAASVNTPVLILSALSALDERVRGLRAGGDDYLTKPFEFIELTARLDALNRRRAEPVSQAQETRLRVGSLEVDLLSRTVRRGERTIDLVPREYALLEHLVRNVDQVVTRTMLFEAVWNYSYDERTNVIEVHMSRLRRKVDGDGEPPMIHTIRGAGYVLRSPE; this is encoded by the coding sequence ATGACCCATGTTCTGGTCGTCGAGGACGACTTGCCCACCCGCCGCGAAATCGAAGCGGCCCTCACCGACCACGGTTTCACCGTGAGCAGTGTCGACAATGGCCGCGAGGGCCTGCTCAAAGCCCTTGGCGAGCCGTTCGACCTGATCGTTTTGGACCGCATGCTGCCCGGTGGCCTCGATGGACTGGGCGTGCTCACCGCGTTGCGCGCAGCCAGTGTGAACACGCCGGTGCTGATTCTCAGCGCCTTGAGCGCGCTCGATGAGCGGGTACGCGGCTTGCGTGCGGGCGGCGACGACTACCTGACCAAACCGTTCGAATTCATCGAATTGACGGCTCGCCTGGATGCCCTGAACCGGCGTCGCGCCGAACCGGTCTCCCAGGCTCAGGAAACCCGTTTGCGAGTCGGCAGTCTGGAAGTTGATCTGCTGAGCCGCACCGTGCGCCGCGGCGAGCGCACCATCGATCTGGTGCCTCGGGAATACGCATTGCTCGAACATCTGGTGCGCAATGTCGATCAGGTGGTCACCCGCACTATGCTGTTCGAAGCCGTGTGGAATTACAGCTACGACGAGCGCACCAACGTCATCGAAGTGCACATGAGCCGACTGCGCCGCAAGGTCGACGGCGACGGCGAACCGCCGATGATCCATACCATTCGTGGAGCCGGGTATGTTCTCCGTTCACCTGAGTGA
- a CDS encoding YncE family protein, whose amino-acid sequence MVFANTWRALAALTVCLSGAQYAEADAPLLYTLSAAKALPGDGHSWGFAALQPQGSQLFVARRENGLSVFDVDQQKMLKTLDNSTGANAVAFVPERNRAYVANMDGTLGIVALDRLQVLQRLKLDSGNLNNLLYDASRDRLIVTSGRRGDHSTLYLIDAKTDRLTDAVDVPAQKLDGPVILENGTFIVPMRDEDKIAVLSGAKLEARQFWTFKGCSKPSALAVDEPRQRLFVACRGDDPTLIIADLTTGKALGTLPIGRAVNALAYDPVKDQLLVPSGADASLAIVQRNDQGQYQLRGTVGTRPWAHNMVLDAKRGQAYLFTADFTQPAPSREQPKPDPEFHPGTFTVLTFKSQ is encoded by the coding sequence ATGGTATTTGCAAACACCTGGCGAGCGCTTGCCGCCCTGACAGTCTGCCTGTCCGGCGCCCAATACGCCGAGGCCGACGCGCCGCTGCTGTACACCCTGAGCGCTGCCAAGGCGTTGCCCGGTGACGGCCACAGTTGGGGCTTTGCCGCGTTGCAACCGCAAGGCTCACAACTGTTCGTGGCCCGTCGGGAAAATGGTTTGTCAGTCTTCGATGTCGACCAGCAAAAAATGCTGAAGACACTCGACAACTCCACCGGCGCCAACGCCGTCGCCTTCGTGCCTGAGCGCAATCGGGCGTATGTCGCCAACATGGATGGAACGCTGGGGATCGTGGCGCTGGATCGCCTGCAAGTCCTGCAACGGCTGAAGCTCGACTCAGGCAACCTCAACAACCTGCTTTACGACGCCAGCCGTGATCGGTTGATCGTCACCAGTGGCCGGCGCGGCGATCACTCGACGTTGTATCTGATCGATGCGAAAACCGATCGACTGACCGATGCTGTGGATGTGCCGGCGCAAAAACTCGACGGCCCGGTGATCCTTGAAAACGGCACCTTCATTGTCCCCATGCGCGACGAAGATAAAATCGCAGTGCTTTCAGGGGCGAAGCTCGAAGCTCGGCAGTTCTGGACATTCAAAGGCTGCAGCAAGCCCAGCGCACTGGCCGTGGACGAACCGCGTCAACGGCTGTTCGTGGCTTGCCGAGGCGACGATCCCACTCTGATCATCGCGGACCTGACCACGGGCAAAGCCTTGGGCACCCTGCCCATCGGCCGCGCCGTGAATGCACTGGCTTACGATCCCGTGAAAGACCAATTGCTGGTACCCAGCGGCGCCGACGCCAGCCTGGCGATTGTCCAGCGCAACGACCAAGGGCAGTACCAATTGCGCGGCACCGTCGGGACCCGGCCATGGGCGCACAACATGGTGCTGGACGCCAAACGCGGACAGGCCTACCTGTTCACCGCCGACTTCACCCAGCCGGCACCGAGCCGGGAACAACCCAAGCCCGACCCGGAGTTTCATCCCGGCACCTTCACGGTTCTGACCTTCAAGTCGCAGTAA
- a CDS encoding response regulator transcription factor gives MRILVVEDDAQTAAYLLRGLSESGHVVDVAGDGNSGLDMALEAIHDVLIVDRRLPGLDGIGLIKALRARQVRVPILMLSAQASTEQKVEGLQAGCDDYLAKPYAFAEVLARLEALLRGRDQVAGPARQLVVGELQLDCATRTAVRRGKVIALQHREALLLEKLMRHSGQIVTRDMLLDSAWDYEFDPNNNVIDKHIHRLRRKLDDGFDYSLIRTIPGAGYSFQTTPGQG, from the coding sequence TTGCGCATTCTCGTGGTTGAAGACGACGCCCAGACCGCCGCATACCTGCTGCGCGGCTTGAGCGAAAGCGGGCATGTGGTCGATGTCGCCGGCGATGGCAACAGCGGTCTGGACATGGCGCTGGAAGCGATTCACGACGTGCTGATCGTCGACCGACGCCTGCCCGGACTCGACGGCATCGGCCTGATCAAGGCCTTGCGCGCCCGGCAGGTGCGGGTGCCGATTTTGATGCTCAGTGCCCAGGCATCGACCGAGCAGAAAGTCGAAGGTTTGCAGGCCGGTTGTGACGATTACCTGGCCAAGCCTTATGCGTTCGCCGAAGTGCTGGCGCGGCTCGAAGCCTTGCTGCGCGGGCGCGATCAGGTCGCGGGGCCGGCGCGGCAACTGGTGGTCGGCGAGTTGCAGCTGGATTGCGCCACGCGCACGGCGGTGCGGCGGGGCAAGGTCATTGCCTTGCAGCATCGCGAAGCCCTGTTGCTGGAAAAACTCATGCGCCACAGCGGCCAGATCGTCACCCGCGACATGCTGCTCGACAGTGCCTGGGACTACGAATTCGACCCCAACAACAACGTCATCGACAAACACATCCATCGCTTGCGGCGCAAACTCGATGACGGTTTCGACTATTCGCTGATCAGAACCATTCCCGGCGCCGGTTACAGCTTCCAGACGACGCCCGGGCAAGGCTAA
- a CDS encoding efflux transporter outer membrane subunit produces the protein MGVLTLGGCSMVPEYRQPELPLAQQWNEASGSQSAAGGQWWREFHSAELDQLIERGLASNFTLKAAISRIDEARASAQVTGAGQYPALNLGGNYQRQNNYGTTQKRSVFAEATYEVDFWGKQRAAADSADALANATAFDAQTLRMSLSASIADSYFQVLSLEERLRLAQSIADDARQVLDLVEIQASQGAVSNLEVAQQRNAMQTFEAAMPPLRQQRDQALYQLAVLVGAPPEGFHLQGDGLAALRVPQPATGLPIGLLRQRPDIQAAEARLKSANFDVGVARAAFLPNLSLDLLGGIDTLAGGQIWSVIGTLGQPVFAGGQLKGQLHFDQAHVQELAANYRESIVEALQDVETQISAARELDKSYALNASAVDSAREAARLAQVRYRLGSTDFQTLLIVERTQYQAEDTLLQVRLQHLQAAVGLFRALGGDFSADALALNSSAQVTHP, from the coding sequence TTGGGCGTTCTGACGCTCGGCGGCTGTTCGATGGTGCCCGAGTATCGGCAACCCGAGCTGCCCTTGGCCCAGCAGTGGAACGAGGCGTCTGGCAGTCAATCGGCGGCGGGTGGGCAATGGTGGCGTGAGTTTCACAGCGCCGAGCTGGATCAGTTGATCGAGCGCGGGCTGGCCTCTAACTTCACCCTCAAAGCTGCAATCAGCCGTATCGACGAGGCGCGGGCGTCGGCGCAGGTCACCGGTGCCGGGCAATATCCGGCGCTGAATCTGGGCGGCAACTATCAGCGCCAGAACAATTACGGCACCACGCAAAAACGCAGCGTGTTTGCCGAAGCCACCTATGAAGTGGATTTCTGGGGCAAGCAGCGCGCCGCCGCCGATTCGGCCGATGCGTTGGCCAATGCAACGGCATTCGATGCACAGACCCTGCGCATGAGCCTGAGCGCGAGCATCGCCGACAGCTACTTTCAGGTGCTGTCGCTGGAAGAGCGTCTGCGTCTGGCACAGTCCATTGCTGACGATGCCCGTCAGGTGCTTGATCTGGTAGAGATCCAGGCCAGTCAGGGCGCGGTTTCCAACCTTGAAGTCGCCCAGCAGCGCAATGCCATGCAGACCTTCGAAGCCGCGATGCCGCCGTTGCGTCAGCAGCGCGATCAGGCGCTGTATCAACTGGCGGTGCTGGTCGGCGCACCGCCCGAAGGCTTCCATTTGCAGGGCGACGGCCTCGCTGCCTTGCGAGTGCCGCAACCGGCGACTGGTCTGCCGATCGGCCTGCTGCGTCAGCGGCCAGACATCCAGGCCGCCGAAGCGCGGCTGAAATCCGCCAACTTCGACGTTGGTGTCGCCCGCGCCGCGTTCCTGCCGAATCTGTCGCTGGACCTGCTCGGCGGGATCGACACCCTCGCCGGCGGGCAGATCTGGAGCGTCATCGGCACGCTTGGCCAGCCGGTGTTTGCCGGTGGCCAGCTCAAGGGCCAGCTGCATTTCGATCAGGCCCACGTGCAGGAACTGGCCGCGAATTACCGCGAGTCGATCGTCGAAGCCCTGCAAGACGTCGAAACCCAGATCAGCGCCGCCCGTGAACTCGACAAGAGCTACGCGTTGAACGCTTCGGCGGTGGATTCGGCGCGGGAAGCGGCGCGTCTGGCGCAGGTTCGCTACCGCCTCGGCTCCACCGACTTCCAGACGCTGCTGATCGTCGAACGCACGCAATATCAGGCCGAAGACACGCTGCTGCAGGTGCGTCTGCAACACCTTCAAGCGGCGGTCGGCCTGTTCCGGGCCCTGGGCGGGGACTTTTCCGCTGATGCCCTCGCTCTCAATTCTTCTGCTCAGGTGACTCACCCATGA
- a CDS encoding efflux RND transporter periplasmic adaptor subunit, with protein sequence MTVLHPRRRAVFLGVAALSLALAVGGFQWIKHAQAAPLKSDAGAIPVQMTQVSRQDLPVWISAIGNVQALNSVNVRVRVDGELQKVLFNEGQSVTAGSLLAVIDPRVYQAQVAQAQALLAKDQAQLANLRVNLDRASKLAAAKAGPTQDVDTYRAQLAAQQATVQADQAALDAARLQLEFTQVKAPLTGRTGQRLLDVGAIAHGAEATGLVTITQMNPISVAFAVSQDELAEILEENTKGALQVVAMTRDGQQEIAQGHLSFIDSQVTAASGQIQLKAQFDNADAKLWPGELVSARLLVQTHRDVAVVPADAVQLGRQGSFVYVVDADQRVQPRLVDAANVVDGKQWIRQGLNAGETVVVQGQSRVVPGLKVMPVKTDTTADLAEAAQ encoded by the coding sequence ATGACTGTCCTGCACCCACGTCGTCGCGCCGTTTTCCTGGGCGTCGCGGCACTTTCGCTGGCGCTGGCCGTCGGCGGTTTTCAATGGATAAAACACGCTCAGGCCGCTCCGTTAAAAAGTGATGCCGGCGCGATCCCGGTGCAGATGACGCAGGTCAGCCGTCAGGATCTGCCGGTGTGGATCAGTGCCATCGGCAACGTGCAGGCGCTCAACAGCGTGAATGTGCGGGTGAGGGTGGACGGCGAGTTGCAGAAAGTCTTGTTCAACGAAGGGCAGAGCGTTACCGCCGGCAGCCTGTTGGCGGTGATCGATCCGCGGGTTTATCAGGCTCAGGTCGCCCAGGCTCAGGCGTTGCTGGCCAAGGATCAGGCGCAACTGGCAAACCTCAGAGTCAACCTCGACCGGGCCAGCAAACTCGCGGCGGCCAAGGCCGGCCCGACTCAGGACGTCGACACTTACCGCGCCCAACTGGCAGCGCAACAGGCTACGGTGCAAGCCGATCAAGCGGCGCTGGACGCGGCGCGTCTGCAATTGGAGTTCACCCAGGTCAAGGCGCCGCTGACCGGCCGCACGGGCCAGCGTCTGCTGGATGTCGGCGCGATTGCTCACGGTGCCGAGGCGACGGGGCTGGTGACGATCACCCAGATGAATCCGATCTCCGTCGCGTTCGCCGTGTCCCAGGACGAACTGGCGGAGATCCTCGAAGAGAACACCAAAGGCGCCCTGCAAGTGGTCGCGATGACCCGCGACGGCCAACAGGAAATCGCCCAGGGGCATCTGAGTTTCATCGACAGCCAGGTGACGGCGGCCAGCGGGCAGATCCAGCTCAAGGCGCAGTTCGACAACGCCGACGCCAAACTCTGGCCGGGCGAATTGGTCAGTGCGCGGTTGCTGGTGCAGACCCATCGTGATGTGGCCGTTGTCCCGGCCGATGCCGTGCAATTGGGGCGTCAGGGCAGTTTCGTCTACGTGGTCGATGCCGATCAGCGGGTACAACCGCGTCTGGTGGACGCCGCCAATGTGGTGGACGGCAAGCAGTGGATTCGCCAAGGCCTGAATGCAGGTGAAACCGTTGTGGTGCAGGGCCAGTCGCGGGTGGTACCGGGGTTGAAGGTGATGCCGGTAAAGACTGACACCACCGCCGACTTGGCGGAGGCCGCCCAATGA